One window from the genome of Pelodictyon luteolum DSM 273 encodes:
- the purC gene encoding phosphoribosylaminoimidazolesuccinocarboxamide synthase: MKKTTLLHEGKAKKVFLTDEADLVIQEFKDDATAFNNKKKGTIAEKGVVNNAISCKLFTMLEGEGVRTHLVEKLSDRDMLCKKLDIIKVEVVVRNIAAGSLVKRYGFTEGSVLREPIVEFYLKNDDLDDPLMNESHAVALGVASLDELAVLGTRALRVNEVLKPFFAGVKLKLVDFKLEFGRHHGEILLGDEISPDTCRFWDLETNEKLDKDRFRLDLGGIEDAYSEVQKRVLGSGALS; the protein is encoded by the coding sequence ATGAAAAAGACAACGCTCCTCCATGAAGGCAAGGCAAAGAAAGTGTTCCTGACCGATGAAGCTGATCTCGTCATTCAGGAGTTCAAGGACGACGCCACCGCATTCAACAACAAGAAAAAGGGCACTATAGCAGAAAAGGGGGTGGTGAACAACGCCATTTCCTGCAAGCTCTTCACCATGCTGGAAGGCGAGGGGGTCCGCACCCATCTGGTAGAAAAACTCTCCGACCGCGACATGCTCTGCAAGAAGCTTGATATCATCAAGGTCGAGGTTGTCGTGCGAAACATCGCCGCAGGTTCTCTGGTGAAGCGCTACGGGTTTACGGAAGGAAGTGTGCTCCGGGAGCCCATCGTCGAGTTTTACCTCAAGAACGACGATCTCGACGACCCGTTGATGAACGAATCGCATGCCGTGGCTCTCGGTGTGGCCAGCCTTGATGAACTTGCCGTGCTTGGAACACGCGCCCTCCGGGTCAACGAGGTGCTGAAGCCCTTTTTTGCCGGCGTGAAGCTCAAGCTTGTCGATTTCAAGCTAGAGTTCGGCCGCCATCACGGCGAAATCCTGCTCGGCGACGAGATCAGCCCCGACACCTGCAGGTTCTGGGACCTCGAGACCAACGAAAAGCTTGACAAGGACCGGTTCCGCCTTGATCTTGGCGGCATTGAGGATGCCTACAGCGAAGTGCAGAAGCGGGTACTCGGCTCAGGGGCGCTTTCATGA
- a CDS encoding transketolase — protein MATLKRYPAEKKGELLELGSLEDLKAMARQVRRDIVRMLSMASSGHTGGSLGMADIFTALYFRVLRHRPHDFWDHGDQDLLFLSNGHIAPVWYSVLARSGYFCLSELGSLRQLNSYLQGHPTCEAGLPGIRIASGSLGQGLSVATGAALGQRMNRQGGHVFCLMGDGECQEGQIWEAAMSAAHYGLGNIIGIVDYNNQQIDGEVENVMGIEPFADKWRAFGWNVYHCDGNDIEDFVATVEKVKLAAAPNPSVILAVTIMGKGVPFFEGTMEDNTNWHGKPPSKDDAEKALAILEETRFGDF, from the coding sequence ATGGCAACTTTAAAGCGCTATCCTGCTGAAAAAAAAGGCGAGCTACTTGAGCTCGGCTCACTTGAAGACCTCAAGGCTATGGCCCGCCAGGTCCGCCGCGACATCGTCCGCATGCTCTCAATGGCCAGTTCCGGCCATACCGGCGGCTCCCTTGGCATGGCAGACATTTTCACAGCCCTTTACTTCAGGGTTCTCCGCCACCGCCCCCATGATTTCTGGGACCATGGCGACCAGGACCTGCTGTTCCTCTCCAACGGGCACATCGCTCCGGTATGGTACAGCGTCCTTGCCCGTTCAGGATACTTTTGCCTCTCGGAGCTCGGTTCCCTCCGCCAGCTCAACTCCTATCTCCAGGGCCATCCGACGTGTGAGGCAGGGCTTCCCGGCATCCGCATCGCGTCCGGCTCACTCGGCCAGGGTCTTTCGGTTGCAACGGGAGCCGCGCTCGGCCAGCGCATGAACAGGCAGGGTGGACATGTCTTCTGCCTCATGGGAGATGGCGAGTGCCAGGAGGGCCAGATCTGGGAGGCTGCGATGAGTGCCGCCCATTACGGCCTCGGCAACATCATCGGCATCGTCGACTACAACAACCAGCAGATTGACGGAGAGGTGGAAAACGTCATGGGTATCGAGCCCTTCGCAGACAAATGGCGTGCATTCGGCTGGAACGTCTATCACTGCGACGGCAACGACATCGAGGACTTTGTCGCCACCGTCGAGAAGGTGAAGCTGGCGGCAGCCCCGAACCCTTCAGTCATCCTTGCTGTCACCATCATGGGCAAGGGGGTTCCGTTCTTTGAAGGCACCATGGAGGACAATACCAACTGGCACGGCAAGCCGCCCTCGAAGGACGATGCCGAAAAAGCGCTTGCGATCCTCGAAGAGACCCGCTTCGGCGATTTCTAG
- a CDS encoding DedA family protein, with amino-acid sequence MMEPAIQWLQQADPLSVYLLLFLVAFLENVIPPIPGDVPVAFVGYMISFSTISMGWSLLSATLGSTAGFMLLFLFSRGLGVRLYADDAGPVKHWLSRSLHKLFPPGDMVVLRRKFSRHGYLAVLVNRFLFGSRAVISIMAGLMHLHVPRVLPAAFLSSLLWNLLLLYGGYFLGSNWQEASGYLALYSVPITILFALFLFFALRRFHRERKREGE; translated from the coding sequence ATGATGGAACCTGCGATACAGTGGCTGCAGCAGGCAGACCCTCTTTCGGTCTACCTCCTGCTGTTCCTTGTCGCTTTCCTTGAAAACGTCATTCCCCCGATTCCGGGGGACGTGCCGGTGGCTTTTGTCGGCTACATGATCTCCTTCAGCACGATTTCGATGGGCTGGTCGCTTTTATCGGCCACCCTCGGTTCCACGGCCGGGTTCATGCTGCTTTTCCTCTTCAGCCGGGGGCTCGGCGTCCGTCTCTATGCCGACGATGCAGGGCCCGTGAAGCACTGGCTCTCCCGCAGTCTCCACAAGCTTTTCCCCCCCGGTGACATGGTGGTCCTGCGCAGGAAGTTTTCCCGGCACGGCTACCTTGCCGTCCTGGTAAACCGGTTCCTGTTCGGTTCACGGGCCGTCATTTCCATCATGGCGGGCCTCATGCACCTGCATGTGCCCCGGGTTCTTCCGGCCGCATTTCTTAGCTCGCTCCTCTGGAACCTGCTCCTGCTCTACGGCGGCTACTTCCTTGGCAGCAACTGGCAGGAGGCCTCAGGCTATCTTGCGCTCTACAGCGTGCCCATCACGATTCTTTTCGCGCTCTTCCTTTTTTTCGCCCTCCGCAGATTTCACAGGGAGAGAAAGCGCGAAGGTGAGTGA